The proteins below are encoded in one region of Helianthus annuus cultivar XRQ/B chromosome 2, HanXRQr2.0-SUNRISE, whole genome shotgun sequence:
- the LOC110894146 gene encoding dentin sialophosphoprotein-like, translating to MSSSDSDSVDNINCFSTCAELVTVEEQSAMDDEPHSIVADVAKDSDATKPDHYVWNCVMSWYAESRGILIKTDDSGAMVLDYDRDKNALTGKSDVSTDKLETLVSSDSEMCSGDSDNYSSMPETSTDTSETHEQEKNEKIDMFDCVSKEVDGQGSSDESDIQVVDSGMSDNERSTSGNFECDKHPELSSATPEESQTVSNTDCSSSEKPESADVRNSEVDEAEEEIFVETNSEETYEISESEEKGSMEINSTVDSTDETEEEISVEANSVETPENIVSEEKESVEVNSTDDSTLDPKGSDSEESISNKAKSSKSAPSKKKRSRKNRRPRKKKIQKENPTLKQTEPKLKGKVVDTCSCADNCKPGSSKTKHTYKQSA from the coding sequence ATGTCAAGCTCTGATTCCGATTCTGTAGATAACATTAATTGTTTTAGTACATGTGCAGAATTAGTGACAGTTGAAGAGCAGTCTGCAATGGATGATGAACCACATTCAATCGTTGCTGATGTTGCTAAGGATTCGGATGCTACCAAACCCGATCATTACGTTTGGAACTGTGTTATGTCTTGGTATGCTGAGAGTCGGGGTATTCTGATTAAAACTGATGATTCAGGTGCTATGGTTTTAGATTATGACCGTGACAAAAATGCTTTAACAGGGAAATCTGATGTATCGACTGATAAACTTGAAACACTTGTTTCAAGTGACTCAGAAATGTGTTCTGGTGATTCAGACAACTATTCTAGTATGCCTGAAACATCAACCGATACATCAGAAACTCATGAACAagagaaaaatgagaaaattgaTATGTTTGATTGTGTTAGTAAAGAAGTCGATGGACAAGGATCATCTGATGAATCTGACATTCAAGTTGTAGATTCTGGTATGTCAGATAATGAGCGTAGCACTTCTGGGAATTTTGAGTGTGACAAACACCCAGAACTAAGTAGTGCAACGCCTGAAGAGAGTCAAACAGTTTCAAACACAGATTGCTCTTCGTCTGAGAAACCAGAATCAGCTGATGTCAGAAACTCAGAGGTTGATGAAGCTGAAGAAGAGATATTCGTAGAAACCAATTCCGAGGAAACTTATGAGATTTCAGAGTCTGAAGAAAAGGGATCCATGGAAATCAATTCAACAGTTGATTCAACTGATGAAACTGAAGAAGAGATATCTGTGGAAGCCAATTCTGTAGAAACTCCTGAGAACATAGTTTCTGAGGAAAAGGAATCTGTGGAAGTCAATTCAACAGATGATTCAACTCTCGATCCCAAAGGATCAGATTCGGAAGAAAGCATTTCAAATAAAGCAAAGTCTTCCAAATCTGCTCCTTCAAAGAAGAAACGATCACGTAAAAACAGAAGACCACggaaaaagaaaattcaaaaggaaAACCCGACTCTCAAGCAAACTGAACCTAAGTTGAAAGGTAAGGTTGTCGATACTTGCTCTTGTGCTGATAACTGTAAGCCGGGTTCTTCCAAGACCAAACATACATACAAGCAATCAGCGTGA